The genomic interval GATCCTTATAAATtgtgtacagtaaaaccttggtttgcgagcataagtcattccggaaacatgcttgtaatccaaagcacttgtatatcaaggtGAATTGCCCCATAATTCCAtgacccaaaaatattcatataaaaatgattacagtactgtattatcacataaaataataaaggaaatacaaaatataaagaaaaataaacaaattagcctgcacttacctttgaaaacctttgtggctggtgtgagggagacaagagagaggaaggttattgtgtaggatgattTTCATTGTCACtaacagatggtgactacagtatagtattaataaactcttgtcatatactgtatttaatgtaactggcagtaaggcagcagagaaaagggtctatatctgcaggcagcctgacctagaatgaagcaaagcattcctaagcttactcttgtatggaaaagcaaaggactgtccataggtgctttaaGTGGCAAAAAATACACCGTTGTGGGTTGCCAGTTGTGGgtaccttccaacattctgaaaaatcaccaaTTTCTgtcaaacactgtggcctgagaccaagcatccgagcatgggagacaatcacccaaaatctcacagtgagagagagaaagagaggaatcaTTGGCTCAGTTATGATCATGTAACATTCAGTGTCACATATTATTCTTATTGCAAGATATCACtgatttatcaagttaaaattagttataaatgtttgctcatcttgtggaacacttgcaggaCAAGTTACTcgtaatccaaggttttactgtatatcaacagttcactcctttttatctcttttttttttttttttttttttaatttttttttttcaacgtttatttatttttgggacagagagagacagagcatgaacgggggaggggcagagagagagggagacacagaatcggaaacaggctccaggctctgagccatcagcccagagcccgacgcggggctcgaactcacggaccgcgagatcgtgacctggctgaagtcggaggcttaaccgactgcgccacccaggtgccccactcctttTTATCTCTTAATAGTATtccgttaaaaaaataaatgaaatggatataTACCAGTTTGTTTAATCATCAGCTTACTGAAGGACATCTAGGTTGattccagtttttgtttattatgaataaatctgctatgaacatttacaTACCGGCTTTTGAGTAattgtaagttttcatttctctgggataaacaCCTAAGAGTGCTACTGCTGATACTGTATAGtaagtttagtttagttttgcttttgttttaaagaaattataaaaccatTTTCTAGAATGggtataccattttacattcccacaagcaaCTAATAATTAATCCAGTGTCTTCAACTCTTCACCAGCATTTGGAGGTAtcactatttttttatattagtcTTTCTGATACATGCCTAGTGatatttcatcatggttttaatttcatttccctaAAAGCTAATGAAGCCCAAAATCTATTTACATGGTAATTTGTCATATTTtcatcctctttggtgaaatgtttgttcatgaCTTTTACCCATTTTCTAACTgggttgcttttttttgtttgttttttgttctttactATTAAAGTTTTGAGTAcgctttatatattctaaatggaTATTTAGATATGTTTgttagatatgtgatttgcaaacagTTTCTCTAAGTCTGTAGCTTATCATTCTCTTCACAGGGTCTTTCAcaaaatgaatcattttaatttactttgcccCTAAGCAACGTTTGTTCTCACCACCTGTATTCAACCCAATACTTAAAGTTCTAGATAGCTGAATTAggccagagaaagaaataagaggcatacagataggaaaagaagagataaatgtGTCCCTATTGGCAACTAGAATGATtgcctatgtagaaaatcccaaggaatctaaaaacagaacaaaatagaacaaaaaaaacctcttagaAATAGTGAGTTCAATAAAATCAGAGCatacaagatcaacacacaaaaatcaatcacATTTCTACATATAAACTATGAACATGTAGAAGTTGATcataaaaacacaataccatttacaattgctccaaagaaaatgaaataggatAAATCTAATAAATCACATATAGAATCTATAtgtccaaaatgacaaaatgctggtgagagaaatcaaagaagacctaaataaatggagagacataccatgttcatggattgaagtATTCAACATAgcaaagatgtcagttctctccaaagtgatctatagatttaaagcaattcctatcaaaatccctgTAAGCTTTTTTTCTGTATAGACAAGCTAGTTAGAAAATTTATATAGGAAAGCACAGACCctataaaagttaaaacaattttgaaaaagaataaaggaatcaCTCTACCTTACTATATAGCTACAGGAATCTATAGTGTGATATTGGTAAAAGGATAGACAGATGGATCAATGGAACCGAATACAGAGACAGAAATAGGCCCATACAAATGTGCCCAATGGTTTTGACAAAGGTGCAGAAGCAATTTAGTGGAAGAAGAAtagctttttcaacaaatggtcctaGAAAATTGGACAtctataagagaaagaaagaaagaaagaaaaaaggaagaaagaaaacatatgtaaACCTTGACTTAAATCTCACATTCATACAAAacttaactaaaaatggattatggactttggggtgcctggtggctcagttggctgagcatctggctcttggtttaggctcagatcatgatctcacaagtcatgagtttcagcccagggtagggctccacactgaaagtgcaaagcctgcttgggactctctctctctccctctctcttgaagggccccttccccccatcaaaataaataaataaataaataaataaataaataaatatcacactGCTTCATCTAGAGTCTTgttacacaaaacaaacaaacaagcccaACCCTGCCAGATAAACTTGACAGTGTGCATAGttgtgtaaataatttttaattatgtaaaggCTAATGTGCTAAATTTTGGATTATTCACATCATTATGTGATAATACGGTAACCAGTAATGAACAACTGTTATTGTACCCTAAAGACTATTAGAAGAGAAAGGTCTATTGAGACCGTTCAAACTACAGAGCAGTCTCAGGGTTTCTGAAAGAAAAGAGGCGGTGTGTcccaatattttaagaatttttaagcaGGCgtggttaaaaatgaaaatggctatagaaataacaaacaaaaaagaaagaaatggttacATATTCTCCGATTTTCATATCTGAGTTATAATTGATCAGATAATCTTAAAATGTCTCAGGTCACGAATGTCCGCCTCACAGAGCTGGTATGTAGCTTGCTGCATGTAAGACTCCCCATGTGAGTTCCACAACACACAAACTGGTCTATACTCTGTTCGAGAAGACCCATCCACTGGCCATGTTCTTGGATGTCACAGCAATACATCAAACTGCTCTGAAAGTTTCTAAATGTTCACTCTCaatttctaggaatgtatctTATGGTAGATAATAAACATCCACAGATTGGTGCTGGTCCAAGACCGCACTCTGAGTAGGTCTGGTGGACAAAATTTCTGAAAAGAGTAGAAAGGGTATCGGTAAGAACATTTGACAGTTCAAGGTTCTGTGGGaagccaataaagaaacaatggatgtattttctatttttgaattaTCCATCAAATCTAAGCATCCTTAATTGTAAAATgcatcattattttatgtaccacTAAGAAAAACACTGTCAATTAAACTGACAGATGGCTTATTATAAAACACATTCTGAGTTTAAAGAAGGTATAAGGTGGGAGAAAACAGTGCTCCTTAGAAACatgaaatataatatttacagtttttatagtttctacaaggaatataaaataaggacaaatacggggcacctgggtggcacagtcggttgagcgtccgacttcagccaggtcacgatctcgcggtccgcgagttcgagccccgcgtcaggctctgggctgatggctcagagcctggagcctgtttccgattctgtgtctccctctctctctgcccctcccccattcatgctctgtctctctctgtcccccaaaaaataaataaacgttgaaaaaaatttttttttaaataaggacaaatataaacaaattatttaagaaactatcatggggaatatataaaagaaaatatactaacATTTTCTGCTAAAAGGCTCAAACAACATTAGTTATGGGAATGGGTAATATCAGACTTACACTACtaaaattttcagcatttttaGCACACTGGGGGGACTCACCAGTTTATATTCATTCACTGAGTTTGCTCTGGAAAACCATCCCTCTTCTCACTCTCAGTCTTATGGCCTGGAGTAGTCCTGACCGGCCTACATAGCCCAGTATCTCCCACAGTGATTAGTTCAGGGAAGGGGCTATAGCTCAGACACAGTGAAAGGCGGGGTGATACTGGCTCAGGTTTCTGACAAAAAGTAATTTCCTCTGTCCTCCAAGGAGCTACTGGGAGAGACCATTTTCCAACCCTCCCACATAATATAGCTTGAGGATAATGAGTTCTGGAACCAAAGCAGCCATTCCACTGCCCCCGGAGAGAGTCTGGCACTGTTAGGGTTTAACTGCAGAAGGCCCAAGAGAGCAGAGACTGGACTGTTGTGACAACAACCTAACGCAGAATTTGCCTCGCACGGCAAATGCCCGGCAGCCTGTTTTCTCAGGATTGAGGTGTGGCTTTTCACCTACCTTGTGCCCCTGGTAAGAGTCactcctgcccctgtgcctgCTAATAAACAGGTGTCTTTCCCTTCACACTCCTGCAGTGCAGGAAAACAATTCAGTGAATCAGTCTTTCTGGCCACAAATCTAAGGTCACATTCCCTAATCAGTTTAATCAAGAGTAAAGGTAATAGTATAATCAGTATGTGTCTAATTCTTGTGTCTATCTCTCAGCTGGTTCCAAATTTAGAGGAAAGCAATGAATTGTCAATGATTGACCCAAACTCAGCAATATCATTATCCTTATTTCACATATGAAAAAACTGGATTTCAGAGAAGATGAGCAATTTGCACAAAGTCACCAAAATCTCAAGTGTGAGGCAAAACTGGCAGTCAAAGCTAGGGACCGCTCATTAAAACTCTGAAGTCCACATTTTTTCCAACATGCTCATGTGCATGtattttctgttcattaaaaACAGGCATACTTCACTGACATTATTTAACAGGATTTTAAAAGCTGTATGTGTGGGtagaggaaaagcaaagagaCATGAACTTGCAATCATTGTGCACCTGCTGTGTTCCCAACAATGCTCCATGCCACTCATTTGCATTATGTACTTTAATCATCACAACCCCCTCCCAGAATCTGCACCACTTGATTGAGAAGCAGGTACCCAAAGTTCACATGCCTTCTCTTGACTGAGTTCTCTTGAGGGCCAAATCATGGTCTTCAGGTACTAGAAGGCTGTTAAAAGTAGTAGAGTGTTTACTAATAGCATCAAGTTATCTGTTTAATGTCACTTACTGGAAAGTTCTTTTCGATGGCACAGAACACAACATCCATACAGAGGAACACCCCCGTTCGGCCCACGCCAGCACTGCAGTGAACAAGGACAGGTCCTGTAAGGTGGCTCTTCCTCACATAACGTACATACTTTATGAAGCCATCTACTGGGGCAGGAGTGCCATGGTCTGGCCAGTTGGTGAACTGCAAGTGTTTTATAAAGTGACTAGTTCCTGTCTgttgagagaggagacagggagaagaaagaaggggaagagagagatttatcaacttctttttttttttttcaacgtttatttatttttgggacagagagagacagagcatgaacgggggaggggcagagagagagggagacacagaatcggaaacaggctccaggctctgagccatcagcccagaccctgacgcggggctcgaactcacggaccgcgagatcgtgacctggctgaagtcggacgcttaaccgactgcgccacccaggcgccccgagatttatCAACTTCTTGTGTTAAGGATCTCAATTCCATTtccaatataattataattataataataataataataataataataataataatggctctATGGTCATACAGTAATGCAAATAAGAATACCAATAGGTAGCATGAATTAATAAGCACTTttgggagtacctgggtggctcagttggttaagcacctgactcttgattttggatcaggtcatgatctcatgattagtgagttcgagccccacatcaggctccctgctggcagtgtggagcctgcttgaaattttctctgcccctcccccactttgcgTGAGTGCACGcaccttctttctctctaaataaataaataaataagtaagtaagtaagtaatttttaaaaaagaattaagcacTGATGACGCGCCAGGTACTATGCTAGAGACTTTACATGCActctttcatttaatcctcacatcaactCTGGGAGGTAGGTActgttttatccccattttacagatgaaaccgTAAGGATCAGGGTAATGGAGAGATGTACGCTAGGTCAGAAATCTCCCACGTCTAGAGCTTGGACTATAATGTAGGCTTCCTGAATTCAAATCAACCATCTTTCTTCTGGACCATGGTTGTGCAGAAAAACCCAGAATCCAAAACCCAAGAATGGGCTAACACATTAGGAAAAGCATTCTATGTTAGCTTGAATGTTTATGAtacaaaatttaatgaaaacagcTGGGTGCTGCAAAGTTGCTTGACCAGGGGCGCACCAATCTCTTCTGGTGATGAGGACAGGGTAGGTGGTGACCAGGCAAGTGGGCTGTGCCCCCACCCTTATGCTGAGCCCTCTGGCAGCACAGGCATGAAACTCTCCTCAAGGTCGACTATTAAACACTTCCAGCTGACCCATTATCCTTTCCAAAAGGATGGTGCTTTCCCAGTGTCAAGCCCTTCATTTTGCTTCTCTGGGCACCCCTGCAGGGAAACTCAGGATGGATTTCTTACTCCTCCCTTGCTTTTCCCTAATGCAGCCCTTTTTCCTGAGTTCCAAATAGAAATAAGTTTTCCTAAGTCCCAAATAGAAAACTCAGGTTTAAATATCATTGGTACGTGAAATTGAATGATGAAAACAATACTGAAAATCTTGTGAAGGCACCAAAGTGAGGATAGCTTTACCACATATGTCAGGAGTTAAATCTCTCCTGCCACTGTTGACCGCTAAGAATCTGCACAAAGGTGGACTTCACCACTTTCCTGACCTAATCACTTAGACAGAAACCGTGATGCAGATTCTTCAAACACGAACCCCATGGTTCTGGAGCCTGTGGGCCTCAGCTCAAAGGCCACCACTGCTTGGACCCAAGCATTTGAGTTCTTGCAGACAAATAATTCCTCTGTGCCTTTCACCTGCCTATACTCTCTAAGCATACTGGCTTTCCCCTGCCATAAAATGTACCTCACACATCATTTTGGAACTTCCTTCCCCACTAGACCATAAGTGTTCTAAGAGctgataatgtgtgtgtgtgtgtgtgttttctgtctccAGCGCCTGGCACAACACCTGGTTACAACAGGAGGGAATCCACAAGTATTAGGGGAGTGAGGGTTGAAGCGAATCCCCTCAACCTTAGTGCACAAaccaagcacagtgcctagcacacagccAGCAAGTTATCCATCAGTGTCAGCCATCATTCTTGGCCTCCCTGGTCACAACTATGCTCCAATCCTCCTCACTTTTCCCTCTCACCCTACTCCTGTATCTCATCAACTTCTCCCTTcgtactcaggtgccccatcccacCGTAAACTTTTTGAAACCTTCATCATTTCCCTTAATGCTTCGtccatttctttccttgcctCCCACAGCCCTTCACTCTCTGCAGCCCCCTCACCAAGGCCACCTATTCTCCCATTCTCCTGGTCCCACAGAGCATAGAGATCAGGTCGCATACTCCTTGCTGCCCACTCCTATTTCCAATTCATCATTCCTTCTTGTGTAAATACCCCTCTTCCTTTCGAGTTTCATACCTCTTAGCTTTATCTTCTCATTGCTATTACCCAGTGGCTTTAGCCTCTGGTCAATTTGCTACGTTCACCAAAGATCCTGACCTTCTCTTTGCCACAGACTCTGACGTCATCTAGGGCAAATCCAGGGTCTCTACAGCCCAACAGACACTCTAACCTCACAGCGTTTGTATTTCTCTCTTGTAGAGGAGACCACTTGTTTCTTCTGGTCCTCACAGTGATGGTCACTCCTTGAACTTATTATCACCTATAATCATGTCCAGTATCAAAAATCTTCCCTCCAACAACAATGTGACCAAATGGAGCTCTCCTGTCTTTTATGCCCTCCATCTACTCCTAGTTgacctgcttctgattccattTTTCTCCCTAAGTTTAGACTTCATGGCTGATTATCTGAATCATTCTCTTACCAAACTGTTAACTCCTTTCATCCTTTGAATTTTACCACACATAGTGGACAACACCTCACCCTGGGTCAGCCCCTTAACCTGTGTTCAGGAATCTCATAGTTAGGCTGCTGGGAAGGAAATAATTTCATAGATGCACATTTTATTGCTACTGAAAATTTACTGGTTCCAACTTCATCATCTCCAGCAACCCTTTTCCTAGTCATTGTTTGGACTCCAATCAACTTCTGTGATCCTCTTGTCACGCTTCCTGTTTAACTCCCATCTCTTTCATTCCTGTTGAACACATGTATCACTTTCCTGCTAATCAAATCCACTTATACCAATGCTCCTATAAACCAttccttttgtatcttttgattCTATTAAAGCAAGAAATCTATGAGTTATTCTAGATCAACACTTCCCACTAGAACTTTCTACAATGATGCAAATTTTCTAAATCTGTGTGACCCAATATGGCAGCCATTAGTAACATGCGACTAAACATTAGAAATGCAgctgttgttggggcgcctgggtggcgcagttggttgagcgtccgacttcagccaggtcacgatctcgcggtccgtgagttccagccccgcgtcaggctctgggctgatggctcagagcctggagcctgtttccgattctgtgtctccctcgctctccgcccctcccccgttcatgctctgtctctctctgtcccaaaaataaataaacattgaaaaaaaaaattaaaaaattaaaaaataaaaaaaaagaaatgcagctgTTGCAAGTCAAATATTGAATTTgttgtttcatataaattttaatgatttgaatTTAAGcttaaatagccacatatggcttCTGTATTGGATAACTTAACTTCCGACCACTCCTTCTGTCACTTATAAGTCATAAATCACATATAAGTCTGccaattttatatgaaaaacacCAAAGTCTCTGCTTTTCATCTCCATGCCAACTGCCCTGCTTGATCATGATACCTTCTGACTAAAATTCTTCAATGTCTCCCAATTATCTTCATAATAAAGTTTGTGCTCCTTAGCCAAACTCCAAGATACTTCATGTTATGACTGGTCCCTGCTTACCTTCTACAGCCTCATCTCACCTCTCACTTTTCCCTGAGTTAAACTGTTAAACTTTTACATTCCCTAAACACTTAACTACTTACATTTCTCCATACACACCGCATTTCATATCTTGATTACCGACTTCTTATTTACATCTTTCTTGTTTGGGTAGTTCTCAATCCAGATGTTCCCTCCTCCAGTAAACCTTCCCCCGAACCCTAAGTAAAGCTAAGTACTTCCCTTCCAGGCCCCAAAGCATTCCATACAGATCAGTATTACCACAGACCACAGTAACTAGGAGTATCAGTAAGGATACCCGAATCTCCACTACTTGGTAAGGTAGtgatagtgcctggcacagtggtTAGCAATATACCTGAAAGACTCAATACATATGTCATACTAGGCAGGAGCAGCCAAAGTGCATCCCAGGATTAGGCAACTTCCAATACTGATGCTCCCTGTCCCATCTTCCCTGTTTAGGTTTTTCATCTCTCCAGTCAGAGTTTGGTGTCTTGGTTTCTAGCACCAGGGAGCAGTAAACACAAGTTACTCAAAAAAGTGCCCCCAGTCTGTAACACAACCTAAGCCTAACTTCTCTTCCTGATATGTGGCTTATCTAATGAAATATACAtctaatactgatttttttttaaacttacagacTTCCTCACAACTTGAAATATTCGGATGATGAAACATTGAAGTATCTGGTAGTTCTCCATGAAGATACGACAGTTTTTCAATTCCAAAGGCTTCTTCATAGAAATGGGCCAGTAATGGTGGCATTTGACAACTCCACCTTCTATCTCTTTGGTTATCATGACAATAACATTAGAGTTATTTTCTAAAACCATTTGCCAGAAGTCATCTGTAGTACTTGGCAGTGGTCCTTGAGCAGCAATATAAAAATACTCTTCTCCAGAATTCATTATTCTAATGTAACTAGCATTGATGTAGTCTTTGTTTTCTCCAAGAGGAACACGTGTTGAATCATCtatcataaaaacagaaatatctgGTAGATAACAGAAAAGTAGGAGATACAATACACCCTGGATTCATGAAAGTATTTCACACTGGTAAATTCATTCCTCTCTTTGACGAGTAGAGAAGATGGCATAAGAGTGTCATTTCAAGAGTTATAGGAGTCCATGCATTTAAgttcttccctcccccaaacaTAGTGGCATGACCTACAAAATACACaataagtgttttttgttttcatctgctTCTACTAAATAGAGAGGGTTGCCATCGGTATCCAGACACTTTGAGAGATTTCTGTTAGATATGGCACAGGTATGATTAGGCCAAGGGAGTTACCTAACTCCTTTGAACTGAATGCAGCCAAGGAGGAGCCCTCTGAGGGGGCAAGGGAATGCCATTCTCTATAAATCCAGACAAGCTGCAAGCCCAGAGCAGTAGGGGccaggattaaaagaaaaaaaaaaaatgactgtgaTAGTTGATCAGATCCAAACCCTAGGATTAATGGAATTCTACCAATGACCCAACTACATGATAGTCAACTTTTATATCCATCCTCAGCATTCACTGGGTGAAACAGTATGTAATCAAAGCAAAGGTATTATGGCAAAATGATGTTATGAAGGGGATTTGCTCCAACTAACATGGGACTCATGAAACATGAACTATTGCAACAAATATGAAAGAGGAAGCCAATTACTTGGCCTACTCACAAACTCCATTGGCCCCAGagctctttcttcattttacatagACATCTGGACCTCTGGCTCAACCACTGCTCCCACACAGACAATAAATGCCCTCAGCAAAGGACAGACCTTCCCTGCCAGGCAGTGGTCTCACCAAGAGCCCCTCCCTATTACTCAGAGTCCTGTGGGCCACTTATCTGGCAAATAGGGTATGACTGAGATAACTAAACAGGGCCTTACACAAGTTCTGATAGAACCCTTTTCAAATTCCAACATAGCAAACATAAACTTTCCCttgtaaatatgaataaataggaaaaacaatCACTAGATATATGAAGAAGGCTAGTACTTCACAAAaggatacaatttttaaaaatcatagcaaAGGTTTTCTTTCCTATAAGAGGGAAGAATACTTTAAAAGCTATTTTcgtttaaaatgaaatacaaaaaagttagagagggggggagccaaaccataagagactcttaaaacctgagaacaaactgagggttgatgggggttgggagggatgggagggtggatgatgagtattgaggagggcaccttttggcatgagcactgggtgttgtacagaaaccaatctgacaataaatttcatattaaaaaaataataaaaaataaaatgaaatatgagaacattattttattatttaaaaagaataacatgTTTATTGACATGTTATTAAATTATAAAggaggtaacaaaagcaaaatgtcTTCCtcatatatgaacatatatacaaatacattatattactttatataaacatataataataataataataataataataataaacctggCAAGTATTCACCAAAATACTAGTAGTGGCTATTTTATTACCTAATTGTTTATAGTGAACTTGTACTACTTTATAGTAgaaaagtatttctttatttttaaaagggagattAAATGTGTGAAAATCAAACAATCTAAACTAATAAAAGCTTGCCTTCAGATAAAAACCACAATTACTCAATTAAAACCTCTAAAGTGAGAagtgaatagaaaaacaaattagtgATTTAGAAAATTGGCTTAAGAGATTTCCCCAtgaactcagaaaaaaagatgaaaacaatgataataatgaGTAAAA from Leopardus geoffroyi isolate Oge1 chromosome D2, O.geoffroyi_Oge1_pat1.0, whole genome shotgun sequence carries:
- the PTPN20 gene encoding tyrosine-protein phosphatase non-receptor type 20 isoform X4, producing the protein MKNLQGHPRLSLLSSTTLDFQNLPGEFKSGNDLRNRDKNRYRDVLPYDSTRVPLGENKDYINASYIRIMNSGEEYFYIAAQGPLPSTTDDFWQMVLENNSNVIVMITKEIEGGVVKCHHYWPISMKKPLELKNCRIFMENYQILQCFIIRIFQVVRKSTGTSHFIKHLQFTNWPDHGTPAPVDGFIKYVRYVRKSHLTGPVLVHCSAGVGRTGVFLCMDVVFCAIEKNFPFNIKNIVAQMREQRYGMIQTKEQYCFCYKVVLEVLQKILTFD